The Gemmatimonadales bacterium sequence GGGCCGCCGCGCAGGACTGCGGACTCCCGCTCTACCGCTACATCGGAGGGCCGATGGCCCGGGTCCTCCCGGTGCCGATGATGAACATCCTGAATGGCGGCGCCCACTCGTCCAACAACGTGGACGTGCAGGAGTTCATGGTGGTGCCGATCGGGGCGGAGACCTTTGCGGAAGGCCTCCGGTGCGGCGTGGAGGTCTTCCACGCGCTCAAGAAGGTGCTCACCAAGATGGGACTCTCCACCGCCGTGGGCGACGAGGGCGGCTTCGCCCCCATGCTGCCGTCCAACGAAGCAGCGCTCGATGTGGTCATGCAGGCGATTACCGCCGCGGGCTACGAGCCCGGGCGCGACGTGGCGATCGCCCTCGACCCCGCGGCCTCGGAGTTCTATCAGGACGGCGAGTACGTGTTC is a genomic window containing:
- a CDS encoding phosphopyruvate hydratase; amino-acid sequence: MSTIIEVHAREILDSRGNPTVEAEVVLSSGAQGRAAVPSGASTGEHEAVELRDGDSRRYGGKGVVEAVRNVNDVLGPRLEGMTAADQIAVDAEMMDADGTPNKSKLGANALLSVSLAVARAAAQDCGLPLYRYIGGPMARVLPVPMMNILNGGAHSSNNVDVQEFMVVPIGAETFAEGLRCGVEVFHALKKVLTKMGLSTAVGDEGGFAPMLPSNEAALDVVMQAITAAGYEPGRDVAIALDPAASEFYQDGEYVF